A window of the Nibribacter ruber genome harbors these coding sequences:
- a CDS encoding alpha/beta fold hydrolase translates to MKTIYAFILNALCIYCLALSPITAAAQATSPARETRLTMSDGTELYVKVSGKGRPCVFIHGGPGAWSHSFEVLGLNTLEDSVQMIYVDQRGSGRSGKAPNGNYSLQRMTQDFDEVRQQLGYPTWTVLAHSFGGILATEYAYYFPKTISRMILLNATLHLEYSAKVQIQKGLKILKPADPAPFVDEKRPYIDRFMAIIQALNEKNAYHQLMYTTPEGLQKMNEEDAKRPPNYAFGQVWANSPEYFQDFTEVTRHLKMPVLVISGEQDFSIGPDHYKSFKFPNQTVASMPGGHVIYLEQNAQFQKAVKEFLKKTSRKI, encoded by the coding sequence ATGAAAACAATCTACGCCTTCATTCTCAACGCCTTATGTATTTATTGTTTGGCACTAAGCCCAATCACAGCCGCAGCGCAGGCCACCAGCCCGGCCCGTGAAACCAGGCTGACCATGAGTGACGGGACTGAATTGTATGTAAAGGTTTCTGGCAAGGGCCGCCCCTGTGTGTTCATTCACGGCGGTCCCGGGGCTTGGAGTCATTCGTTTGAGGTATTAGGCCTGAACACCTTGGAGGATTCTGTGCAGATGATTTATGTGGACCAGCGCGGAAGCGGCCGTTCTGGCAAAGCCCCTAATGGCAACTATTCTCTACAGCGCATGACCCAGGATTTTGACGAAGTACGTCAGCAACTGGGCTACCCAACCTGGACGGTGCTAGCCCATTCCTTCGGGGGAATTTTGGCCACCGAGTACGCTTACTACTTCCCTAAGACCATCTCCCGGATGATTCTACTCAACGCTACGCTTCATCTGGAATATTCTGCGAAGGTGCAAATACAGAAGGGCCTGAAGATTCTGAAACCCGCAGACCCAGCGCCTTTTGTAGATGAAAAGCGCCCTTACATAGACCGGTTCATGGCTATCATCCAAGCGTTGAATGAGAAGAATGCCTACCACCAGCTCATGTACACCACCCCTGAGGGCTTGCAAAAAATGAATGAAGAAGATGCCAAGCGACCACCTAATTATGCGTTTGGGCAGGTGTGGGCTAACTCACCAGAGTATTTTCAGGATTTCACGGAAGTGACCAGGCACTTGAAGATGCCAGTATTGGTGATATCTGGCGAACAGGATTTCTCCATCGGGCCAGACCATTACAAGAGCTTCAAATTCCCGAACCAGACAGTTGCCTCCATGCCCGGCGGTCATGTGATTTACCTGGAGCAGAACGCCCAGTTCCAGAAAGCAGTGAAGGAGTTCTTAAAGAAGACCAGTCGTAAGATTTAA
- a CDS encoding RNA polymerase sigma factor, whose protein sequence is METLEYTDVNAHIVTRCKAGDRKAQYELYKLYSKAMFNVSMRITNDYTEAEDVLQESFLSAFKELGTFKGDSTFGSWLKRIVINKSITKVRSRRLQVVPMEDYMEVADEGPELDEEEMQYKVESIRRAIQKLPDGYRVVLSLYLLEGYDHGEIADILSISEATSKSQYSRARKKLLGLMEEEAFLA, encoded by the coding sequence TTGGAGACGCTGGAATACACAGACGTAAACGCGCACATAGTGACCCGCTGCAAAGCCGGCGACCGCAAGGCGCAATATGAGCTCTACAAGCTCTACAGCAAAGCCATGTTCAACGTGAGCATGCGCATCACCAACGACTACACAGAGGCCGAGGATGTCTTGCAGGAGTCGTTTCTGAGCGCGTTCAAGGAGTTGGGCACCTTTAAGGGAGATTCAACCTTTGGCAGTTGGCTCAAGCGCATTGTCATCAACAAGTCCATTACCAAGGTGCGCAGCCGGCGCCTGCAGGTAGTGCCCATGGAAGATTATATGGAGGTGGCAGACGAGGGACCAGAGTTAGACGAGGAAGAGATGCAGTACAAGGTGGAGAGCATTCGGCGCGCCATCCAGAAACTGCCAGACGGCTACCGGGTGGTGCTGTCTCTGTACCTGCTGGAAGGCTACGATCACGGCGAGATCGCTGACATCCTGAGCATAAGTGAAGCTACCTCCAAGTCACAATACAGCCGGGCCCGCAAGAAACTGCTGGGCCTGATGGAAGAAGAGGCGTTTTTAGCCTGA
- a CDS encoding RidA family protein, producing MTTSSSDPIHSNSAPEPVGLYPHARRVGNLLFLSGVGPRQKGQKQIPGVMLDSHGQIADYDIAVQCRAVFQNVRTILEEAGSSWDNLVDVTVFLTNMKEDFQTYNRVYAEYFKDNQPCRTTVEVNALPTPIAIELKCIATI from the coding sequence ATGACTACTTCCTCTTCAGACCCTATTCATTCTAACAGCGCCCCAGAACCAGTGGGCCTGTACCCGCACGCCCGGCGCGTGGGCAATCTGTTGTTTCTCTCTGGGGTGGGGCCCCGGCAGAAGGGGCAGAAGCAGATTCCGGGCGTCATGTTAGACTCCCATGGCCAGATAGCCGACTATGACATTGCCGTGCAGTGCCGGGCCGTGTTCCAGAACGTGCGCACCATCTTGGAAGAGGCCGGTTCCTCCTGGGACAACTTGGTAGACGTGACCGTCTTCCTGACCAACATGAAAGAAGATTTCCAGACTTATAATCGCGTGTACGCAGAATATTTCAAGGACAATCAGCCCTGCCGCACCACCGTTGAGGTGAACGCCCTGCCCACGCCCATTGCCATAGAGCTCAAATGCATTGCCACTATTTAA
- a CDS encoding MutS-related protein: MTYSPEGLFAEREQRFFAIEDRFARKHKWIGWLRLAFVVSAVGACVVLFYYDQAAVGLAVLLAGYFIFAGLIHWHNKIEYTRKHHLYLGLINRAEQERLRGEFHEFANGQEYEEPNHYYTADLDVFGANSVFQLLNRGVTRLGQQRLAQWLKAPAPPEEIQARQEAVAELAPDLEWRQHLQARSMHHHRKTQQLPQPFLLWLRSPDFFVGKGWLVVATFLLPLLTIVSVIYWAQGHTHYPFVGLVVVQFLIAVKYQRQRDEYYEESTGMYETLQSYTDMLVHIEGRTFQSAKARHLQQQLKIDDKPASLHVRQLASIIQYLSARLNTYLNFILNHALMWDFIWMWRLERWKKTMSGNIGEVLNAAAEFEALASLAAFQYANPAYAIPQISQKPFEFDAQDLSHPLIFSENRTANSLAFSGAGHTALITGSNMSGKSTFLRAVGVNMVLAFTGAAVCAKKLAVYPGQVYTSMRTEDNLAENTSSFYAELKRLKILIDLTASGVPVYFFLDEILKGTNSHDRHEGAMALIRQLNKRFCAGFVSTHDLELGNMEQELPGAVENFSFNSYFENGQLLFDYTLRPGICKSFNASQLMRQMGIEV; this comes from the coding sequence ATGACATATTCCCCAGAAGGGTTGTTCGCAGAACGGGAGCAGCGCTTTTTTGCAATAGAAGACCGCTTTGCCAGAAAGCACAAATGGATAGGCTGGTTGCGGCTGGCCTTTGTGGTGAGTGCGGTAGGGGCCTGCGTAGTGCTGTTCTATTATGACCAGGCGGCGGTGGGGCTGGCCGTTCTGCTGGCTGGGTATTTTATTTTTGCGGGGCTCATTCATTGGCACAATAAGATTGAATACACCCGCAAGCATCATTTGTATTTGGGTTTAATCAATAGGGCAGAGCAGGAGCGGCTGCGCGGCGAGTTTCATGAATTTGCCAACGGCCAGGAGTATGAAGAGCCCAACCATTATTATACTGCAGACTTAGATGTGTTTGGGGCCAATTCTGTGTTTCAGTTGCTCAACCGGGGCGTGACCCGTTTAGGCCAGCAGCGGTTAGCCCAATGGCTGAAAGCGCCCGCCCCTCCAGAAGAAATCCAGGCCAGACAAGAGGCTGTGGCAGAATTAGCGCCAGACCTGGAATGGCGCCAGCACCTGCAGGCCCGGAGCATGCACCACCACCGCAAAACCCAGCAATTGCCACAGCCTTTTCTGTTATGGCTCCGAAGCCCTGATTTCTTTGTGGGGAAGGGGTGGCTGGTGGTGGCTACGTTTCTATTGCCGCTGCTCACCATTGTCTCGGTTATCTACTGGGCCCAAGGGCACACTCATTACCCTTTTGTGGGTTTGGTGGTAGTGCAGTTCTTGATTGCCGTAAAATACCAGCGCCAGCGCGATGAGTATTATGAAGAAAGCACGGGCATGTATGAGACCCTGCAGAGTTATACAGACATGTTGGTGCACATTGAGGGCAGAACCTTTCAAAGCGCCAAGGCCCGGCACCTGCAGCAGCAACTCAAAATTGATGACAAACCAGCCTCTCTGCACGTACGGCAGCTGGCCTCCATCATTCAATACCTGTCGGCGCGCCTCAACACCTACCTCAACTTCATCCTGAACCACGCCCTCATGTGGGACTTTATCTGGATGTGGCGGTTGGAGCGCTGGAAGAAGACCATGTCAGGGAACATCGGCGAGGTCCTAAACGCCGCCGCTGAGTTTGAGGCTCTGGCCAGTCTGGCGGCTTTCCAGTATGCCAACCCAGCGTATGCCATCCCGCAGATAAGCCAGAAGCCGTTTGAGTTTGATGCCCAGGATTTGAGCCATCCTTTGATCTTTAGTGAAAACCGGACGGCCAATAGTCTGGCGTTTAGCGGGGCGGGGCACACGGCCTTGATCACGGGGTCTAACATGTCTGGGAAGAGTACGTTTCTGCGGGCGGTGGGCGTGAACATGGTGCTGGCGTTTACGGGGGCGGCGGTCTGCGCCAAAAAACTCGCCGTGTATCCGGGCCAGGTGTATACCAGCATGCGCACTGAAGACAACCTGGCAGAGAACACCTCGTCTTTCTACGCAGAGTTGAAGCGCCTCAAGATTCTGATTGACTTGACGGCCAGCGGAGTGCCGGTGTATTTCTTCTTAGACGAGATTTTAAAAGGCACCAACTCCCATGACCGGCACGAGGGCGCCATGGCCTTGATACGGCAGTTGAACAAACGCTTCTGCGCCGGCTTTGTCTCCACCCATGACCTCGAACTGGGTAACATGGAGCAGGAACTGCCGGGAGCGGTAGAGAACTTCAGCTTTAACAGCTACTTTGAAAACGGGCAGCTTTTGTTTGACTACACCCTGCGGCCGGGCATCTGTAAAAGCTTCAACGCCAGCCAGCTCATGCGCCAGATGGGCATTGAGGTATAG
- a CDS encoding alpha/beta hydrolase has translation MKKLLLSLLLLLSLTSYGQQGTLQESLKVKSKVLGQPVEYSIYLPSDYSQSNRRYPVLYLLHGYTDDETGWAQFGEAHLIADRLMQTGQIPPMIIVMPDAGVTWYVNSADGKASYEDFFIQEFIPFIDKEYRTRASREFRAVAGLSMGGYGSLIYAMRHPDMFTAAAPLSAAVRTDAEVLATPEADYNRTFGSIYGANLKGQDRLSPHWYQNSVLKLVETQPAAKLKQVKYYIDCGDDDFLIKGNMALHAALIDQKVPHEFRVRDGAHNWTYWRTGLPEVLMFVGQSFHR, from the coding sequence ATGAAAAAACTGCTTCTTTCTCTATTGCTCTTACTCTCCTTGACCAGCTACGGCCAGCAGGGCACCTTGCAGGAAAGCCTGAAAGTGAAAAGCAAAGTGCTGGGCCAGCCAGTGGAGTATTCCATTTACCTGCCCTCAGATTACAGCCAGTCTAACCGGCGCTACCCGGTCCTTTATCTCTTGCACGGCTACACAGATGATGAAACCGGTTGGGCGCAGTTTGGCGAGGCACATTTAATAGCCGATAGATTGATGCAAACCGGGCAGATTCCGCCTATGATCATTGTGATGCCAGACGCCGGCGTTACCTGGTACGTAAACAGCGCAGACGGCAAGGCTAGCTACGAAGACTTCTTTATCCAGGAGTTCATTCCGTTTATAGACAAAGAGTACCGCACCCGGGCTAGCAGAGAATTCAGGGCCGTGGCCGGTTTATCCATGGGTGGCTACGGGTCCTTGATCTACGCCATGAGACACCCAGACATGTTCACCGCCGCCGCCCCGTTGAGCGCCGCCGTCCGGACAGATGCCGAGGTGCTGGCTACGCCGGAGGCTGATTACAACCGCACCTTCGGGAGTATTTACGGCGCCAACCTGAAAGGCCAGGATCGGCTGAGCCCTCACTGGTACCAAAACTCTGTTTTAAAACTAGTAGAAACCCAACCCGCCGCCAAGCTCAAACAAGTGAAATACTACATAGACTGCGGCGATGATGATTTTCTGATCAAGGGCAACATGGCCCTACATGCCGCCTTGATTGACCAGAAGGTGCCGCATGAGTTCAGGGTGCGTGACGGTGCCCACAACTGGACCTACTGGCGCACCGGCCTGCCCGAGGTCCTTATGTTTGTAGGCCAGAGCTTTCACAGGTAG
- a CDS encoding NAD(P)/FAD-dependent oxidoreductase: protein MLQINELSLNIPDTTKPRVVVIGGGFGGVNLIKNLPSKEFQVVLFDRQNYHGFWPLLYQVATAGLEADAIAEPLRKMFDEDYEDFHFRQVKVTGINPESKTISTLVGDLSYDYLVIATGTKSNYFGNDQIKEYSFPLKQIPDALNLRSHLLQSFEQANMIVNPQVRQSLLNIVIVGGGPTGVELAGSLAEMRRHVLPNDYPGMDFSKMNIYLVEGLDRVLPPMSPESSAKTLKYLQDVDIHVKLNTLVESYDGKTVTFKGGEQIQTQTLIWAAGVSGAQVKGLPPEASERGRYLVNPYNQITGYQDIFAIGDIAAMKTEKWPKGHPGVAQPAIQQGKHLAKNLRRLHRKEALEPFEYFDKGSLAIIGRNKAVADLPKNLHLSGFSAWVAWLFVHIYYLIGFRNKLVVLANWVYKFFTYENGTRLIIRPFLRKEDIAGQEFVKKQADLD, encoded by the coding sequence ATGCTTCAGATAAATGAGCTTTCTTTAAATATCCCAGATACCACCAAACCCCGCGTGGTTGTCATTGGCGGCGGCTTTGGCGGGGTGAACCTCATCAAGAACCTACCCAGTAAAGAGTTTCAGGTGGTGCTGTTTGACCGCCAGAACTACCACGGCTTCTGGCCGCTTCTGTACCAGGTGGCCACTGCCGGCCTGGAGGCAGACGCCATTGCCGAGCCGCTGCGCAAAATGTTTGACGAGGACTATGAAGACTTCCACTTCCGGCAGGTGAAGGTGACGGGCATCAATCCAGAAAGTAAGACCATCTCTACACTGGTAGGTGATTTGTCTTATGACTACCTGGTCATTGCCACGGGTACCAAGTCCAACTACTTTGGCAATGACCAGATCAAGGAATACTCCTTCCCCCTAAAGCAGATTCCAGACGCCCTCAACCTACGCAGCCATCTCTTGCAGTCCTTTGAGCAGGCCAACATGATCGTGAACCCACAAGTGCGCCAAAGCCTCCTGAACATTGTGATTGTGGGGGGCGGACCAACCGGCGTAGAGCTGGCAGGCTCTCTAGCCGAGATGCGCCGTCACGTGCTGCCCAATGACTACCCGGGCATGGACTTCAGTAAGATGAACATCTACCTGGTAGAAGGTCTGGACCGCGTGTTGCCGCCTATGTCTCCAGAATCCAGTGCCAAGACTTTGAAGTACCTGCAAGACGTAGACATCCATGTGAAGCTGAACACGCTGGTGGAGTCGTATGACGGCAAAACGGTGACGTTTAAAGGCGGAGAGCAGATCCAAACCCAGACCTTGATTTGGGCCGCCGGCGTGTCGGGTGCCCAGGTGAAGGGGCTGCCGCCCGAGGCCAGTGAGCGCGGCCGGTACCTGGTAAATCCTTACAACCAGATCACAGGCTACCAGGATATCTTCGCCATTGGGGACATTGCTGCCATGAAGACAGAGAAGTGGCCGAAGGGACATCCCGGCGTGGCGCAACCGGCCATTCAGCAAGGGAAGCACCTGGCCAAGAACCTGCGCCGCCTGCACCGCAAAGAGGCGCTGGAACCGTTTGAGTACTTTGACAAAGGCTCTCTGGCCATCATAGGGCGTAACAAAGCCGTAGCCGATTTACCTAAGAATCTGCACCTGAGTGGTTTCTCTGCCTGGGTGGCCTGGCTCTTTGTGCATATCTACTACCTCATCGGGTTTAGGAACAAGCTGGTGGTATTGGCCAACTGGGTCTACAAATTCTTTACCTATGAAAACGGCACCCGTTTGATTATCCGTCCGTTCCTCAGGAAAGAAGACATTGCCGGGCAGGAGTTCGTCAAGAAGCAGGCAGACTTGGATTAA
- the tsf gene encoding translation elongation factor Ts encodes MAITAQDVNRLRQETGAGMMDCKKALTEANGDFEAAKDILRKQGQKIASKRADNATSEGIVLTQVNAEGTVGKVVALACETEPVSKVEDFKNLANAVLAAAVASNSTSKEDLLATPQADGRSLNDHITDLMGKIGEKIDVASYETINAEKVVAYNHSNGKLGVLVGLTNTGGTEVSEVGKDVAMQIAAMKPIAVDKDGVDANTIQREIEIGKEQARQEGKPEEMLEKIAQGKLNKFYKESTLLNQEFVKDPSVTIAKLLDNTSKGMTVTEFKRIAIG; translated from the coding sequence ATGGCTATTACAGCACAAGACGTTAACAGACTGCGCCAGGAAACCGGTGCCGGTATGATGGACTGCAAAAAAGCGCTTACAGAAGCAAACGGCGACTTTGAAGCAGCCAAGGATATTCTTCGTAAGCAAGGCCAGAAGATTGCCAGCAAACGTGCTGACAACGCAACTTCTGAAGGCATTGTGTTAACCCAAGTAAACGCAGAAGGCACTGTAGGTAAGGTAGTTGCTTTGGCTTGTGAGACTGAACCAGTTTCTAAAGTAGAAGACTTCAAAAACCTGGCTAACGCCGTTTTGGCTGCTGCTGTTGCCAGCAACTCTACTTCTAAAGAAGACTTATTGGCTACGCCTCAGGCTGACGGCCGCTCCCTAAACGACCACATCACAGATTTGATGGGTAAAATTGGTGAGAAAATCGACGTGGCTTCTTATGAGACCATCAACGCTGAGAAAGTTGTAGCTTACAACCACTCTAATGGTAAATTAGGTGTATTGGTAGGCTTGACGAACACGGGCGGTACTGAGGTTTCTGAGGTTGGTAAAGACGTGGCTATGCAAATTGCTGCTATGAAGCCAATTGCCGTTGACAAAGACGGTGTGGATGCCAACACTATCCAGCGCGAGATTGAGATTGGAAAAGAGCAGGCTCGTCAAGAAGGCAAGCCAGAAGAAATGCTTGAGAAAATTGCTCAGGGTAAACTGAACAAGTTCTACAAAGAGAGCACTTTGTTGAACCAAGAGTTCGTGAAAGACCCTTCTGTAACCATCGCTAAATTATTGGATAATACCTCTAAAGGCATGACCGTTACTGAGTTCAAGCGTATCGCTATCGGTTAA
- the rpsB gene encoding 30S ribosomal protein S2: protein MANTTYKELLDAGVHFGHLTRKWDPKMAPYIFMEKNGIHIIDLNKTLVSLDEAISAIKQIAKSGRKILFVATKKQAQDIVAEEAKRLKMPYVTDRWLGGMLTNFQTVRKSLKKMSTIDKMVKENTAYAAMAKRERLMMSREREKLERVLGGIADLSRLPAALFIVDVKREGIAIKEAQKLNLPVFAIVDTNSNPELVDFPIPANDDASKSIALITSLIGKAIEEGLSERKVDKDETDKKRSEEEGIQEKIEAE from the coding sequence ATGGCTAATACCACATATAAAGAATTACTGGACGCCGGTGTACACTTTGGTCACCTTACCAGAAAATGGGATCCTAAAATGGCTCCGTACATTTTCATGGAGAAAAACGGCATCCACATCATTGACCTAAACAAAACGCTTGTTTCTCTAGATGAGGCTATCTCCGCTATCAAGCAGATTGCCAAGTCTGGCCGCAAGATTTTGTTCGTAGCAACCAAAAAACAAGCGCAGGACATAGTAGCTGAAGAGGCAAAACGCCTTAAAATGCCTTATGTGACTGACCGTTGGTTGGGTGGTATGTTGACTAACTTCCAGACAGTACGTAAGTCTTTGAAGAAAATGTCTACCATTGACAAAATGGTGAAAGAGAACACTGCGTATGCCGCTATGGCAAAGCGTGAGCGTTTGATGATGTCTCGTGAGCGCGAGAAATTGGAGCGTGTACTAGGTGGTATCGCTGACTTGTCACGTCTCCCAGCTGCATTGTTCATCGTGGACGTGAAGCGTGAAGGCATCGCCATCAAAGAAGCTCAGAAATTGAACTTGCCAGTATTCGCGATTGTAGATACCAACTCTAACCCAGAGCTAGTAGACTTCCCTATCCCGGCAAACGATGATGCTTCTAAGTCTATCGCTTTGATCACTTCACTAATTGGTAAGGCCATTGAAGAAGGTCTTTCTGAGCGTAAAGTAGACAAAGACGAAACTGACAAGAAGCGTTCTGAAGAAGAAGGCATCCAGGAGAAAATTGAGGCTGAATAG
- the rpsI gene encoding 30S ribosomal protein S9, with product MEVLNTSGRRKTSVARIYMTPGQGNITINDRDIKEYFPSEVLQTIVQQPLATIDAVGKYDVRANIKGGGVAGQAEALRLAISKALVEENAETRPALKKEGFLTRDPRMVERKKFGKRKARRSFQFSKR from the coding sequence ATGGAAGTTCTCAATACATCTGGTAGAAGAAAAACCTCGGTGGCGCGCATCTACATGACGCCTGGGCAAGGGAATATCACTATTAACGATAGAGATATTAAGGAATACTTCCCGAGCGAAGTATTACAAACCATCGTTCAGCAGCCTTTGGCTACTATTGACGCGGTTGGTAAATACGACGTTCGTGCGAACATCAAAGGTGGTGGTGTGGCAGGTCAGGCAGAAGCCTTAAGACTGGCTATCTCTAAAGCTTTGGTAGAAGAAAACGCGGAGACCCGTCCGGCCCTTAAAAAAGAAGGATTCTTAACACGTGACCCACGCATGGTGGAGCGTAAGAAGTTCGGTAAGCGCAAGGCTCGTCGTTCATTCCAGTTCTCTAAACGTTAA
- the rplM gene encoding 50S ribosomal protein L13, with protein MDHLSYKTLSVNKAAADKGWVVIDAGDSTLGRVATQIAMILRGKTKPSFTPNADCGDNVIVINADKVRMTGKKWDKKTFVTHTGYPGGQKTFTPRELKAKSSTLLVERAVKGMLPKSRLGREQFRNLYVYPGVEHPHEAQQPVQVKLTK; from the coding sequence ATGGACCATTTAAGTTATAAGACGCTATCAGTTAATAAGGCGGCCGCTGATAAAGGCTGGGTAGTGATAGACGCCGGAGACTCAACATTAGGCCGTGTGGCTACCCAGATCGCCATGATCTTGCGTGGTAAGACCAAACCTTCTTTCACTCCAAACGCTGACTGCGGTGACAACGTGATTGTGATCAACGCTGACAAAGTTAGAATGACTGGTAAGAAGTGGGACAAGAAGACGTTTGTGACGCACACTGGTTACCCAGGTGGTCAGAAGACCTTCACCCCGCGTGAATTGAAAGCCAAGTCTTCTACGCTATTGGTAGAGCGCGCCGTGAAAGGTATGCTTCCTAAGTCTCGCTTAGGTCGTGAGCAGTTCCGCAACCTGTACGTGTATCCAGGGGTAGAGCATCCACATGAGGCCCAACAGCCTGTTCAAGTAAAACTTACAAAATAA
- a CDS encoding RluA family pseudouridine synthase: protein MKLPAFRDLIIFENEDYIVVNKPPFLATLEDRSFQSSNLLALAREYHDDAQVCHRIDKETSGALAIAKNPEAYRHLSMQFENRQVTKVYHAVAWGGHEFDNQLVDRAIQPGLKGIAKLAYKGKPAQTYFTTLEKFSRHTLVECKPVTGRMHQIRLHLAYLKASIVQDEMYGGQPLFLSSLKRKFNLAKDTEEQPLIKRFALHSYQLGFSLLNGEPVTITADYPKDFQVLVKLLRQNS from the coding sequence ATGAAGCTACCCGCTTTCCGAGACCTTATTATTTTTGAGAACGAAGACTACATAGTCGTTAACAAGCCGCCGTTTCTGGCCACGCTGGAAGACCGTTCTTTTCAATCTTCTAACCTGCTGGCCCTGGCCCGTGAGTACCATGATGACGCCCAGGTCTGCCACCGCATTGACAAGGAAACGTCTGGTGCGCTGGCCATCGCCAAGAACCCCGAGGCCTACCGTCACCTGTCCATGCAGTTTGAGAACCGCCAGGTGACCAAAGTGTACCACGCCGTGGCCTGGGGAGGCCATGAGTTTGACAACCAGTTGGTAGACCGCGCCATTCAGCCGGGTTTGAAAGGCATTGCCAAACTGGCGTACAAAGGCAAGCCCGCGCAAACTTATTTTACCACGCTAGAGAAATTCTCGCGCCATACGCTGGTAGAGTGTAAGCCCGTGACGGGCCGTATGCACCAAATACGTCTGCATTTGGCGTACTTGAAGGCTTCTATTGTGCAGGATGAGATGTACGGCGGTCAGCCGTTGTTCCTTTCCTCGCTTAAGCGCAAGTTCAACCTGGCCAAAGACACCGAGGAACAGCCTTTGATCAAACGCTTCGCACTGCATTCTTACCAGTTAGGTTTTAGCTTGTTGAACGGAGAGCCCGTGACCATCACCGCAGACTACCCGAAGGACTTTCAAGTGCTGGTGAAGTTACTGCGGCAGAATAGCTAG
- a CDS encoding sensor histidine kinase produces MATNSTPTNPAPSVEVGSGKFRLTSKGIAVIISLLVAAIITAYLLVSPSLEFKERILALGFTFSSCFLLVYFSYEALIFKEINIIYDGLDKTKRKDFRRMSNKFLWRPEPLKRIKEEIYHMAAQKQKEIDELKRLQALRREFLADVSHELKTPIFAAQGFIHTLLDGAMDDVKVRDKFLQKAAKSLDGLDELVQDLITISQLEKGVVQMKKSTFDLRVLAHEIFEQLENKAALKGITLHLEEDEQDTYLVQADRGRIKQVLINLLDNAIKYGREQGNIWLSFYSGKKKTLVTVKDDGRGVPKEHQTRIFERFYRIDKSRTKDTGGGGSGLGLAISKHIVEAHRSTIAIESEVGKGTILRFKLPTAKA; encoded by the coding sequence TTGGCTACAAATTCAACACCGACTAATCCTGCCCCTTCCGTAGAAGTTGGTTCTGGAAAGTTCAGACTGACCTCTAAAGGCATTGCCGTCATCATCTCGCTGTTGGTGGCGGCCATCATTACCGCGTACCTGTTAGTTTCGCCGTCTCTGGAGTTCAAAGAGCGTATTCTGGCGCTTGGCTTCACGTTTTCCTCTTGCTTTCTTCTGGTGTACTTTTCTTATGAGGCGCTCATCTTCAAAGAGATCAACATTATCTATGACGGGCTGGACAAGACCAAGCGCAAGGATTTCAGGCGTATGAGCAATAAGTTCCTTTGGCGTCCAGAACCCCTCAAGCGCATTAAGGAGGAAATCTACCACATGGCCGCTCAGAAACAGAAGGAGATTGACGAGCTCAAACGCTTGCAAGCTTTGCGCCGTGAATTTCTGGCAGACGTGTCTCATGAATTAAAGACGCCCATTTTTGCCGCGCAGGGCTTTATCCATACGCTGTTGGATGGCGCCATGGATGACGTGAAAGTGCGCGACAAATTTCTGCAGAAGGCCGCCAAAAGCTTGGACGGCTTGGACGAGCTGGTGCAGGACCTGATCACCATTTCCCAACTAGAGAAAGGCGTGGTACAGATGAAGAAGTCTACCTTTGACCTGAGAGTCCTGGCGCATGAAATCTTTGAGCAGTTGGAAAACAAGGCGGCCCTCAAAGGCATCACCCTGCACTTGGAAGAAGACGAACAAGACACCTATCTGGTACAGGCAGACAGAGGCCGCATCAAGCAGGTGCTCATTAACCTATTAGACAATGCCATTAAGTACGGCCGTGAGCAAGGCAACATCTGGCTCTCCTTCTACAGTGGGAAGAAAAAGACGCTGGTTACGGTGAAAGATGACGGCCGCGGCGTGCCCAAAGAGCACCAGACCCGCATTTTTGAGCGTTTCTACCGCATAGACAAGAGCCGCACCAAAGACACCGGCGGTGGCGGCTCTGGCCTGGGACTGGCCATCTCCAAGCACATTGTAGAAGCGCACCGCTCCACCATCGCCATTGAAAGCGAAGTAGGCAAAGGCACCATTCTGCGGTTCAAGCTGCCCACCGCCAAAGCATAA